DNA from Cotesia glomerata isolate CgM1 linkage group LG10, MPM_Cglom_v2.3, whole genome shotgun sequence:
TAAAACAAAgtataatgtaaaataataatatttagtatgGTAATGTTAACAAGTGATTTTCTAATCCTAGTGCCCAAAGGTGTTTGTAGTTTATGATATTGTACTATTATTGTGCATGCGTGAGCCGCGTTCTAGTTATTACAGTTATGATCTCGCAATCTTGGTTGGGCATAAGCCACAGAAGCCTTTCAATGTCCGTCTGAagtgtattatattatatggaCATACACGTGGATGTAAAGTAGCTTGCTTGGTACATTACAACGTATTATTGCATCGAGAAAAAGCTGCCGagattttataattgatgCAAGTCAATGACCCGGGATTGAGACCCGGATTGCTACAGAATTTAGAGAAAGgaattatattttgatttttttttttattattaatattgctGACCGGTCAAGTAAAAATCTTTtcctttcaatttttattaaaaaaaaaaatattaatttttacttaaaatttaattaaataaaaaaaaaatttttttttgcttgattaaaaaacaattcttcaaattgattttttttatttaaaaaaaaatataaaaaattaatattttataataaaaaaaataataagtattgtttttttaaaactaaaatataaaaatcgcTAATTTCAAAATATGTTCAAAGAATTCCacacttattaatttaattactgccattaatacaattattaaattttttaataaaaaaaattatcaaagacTCGgggaattttttacattaaagaataaatattcatgaaagaataataaataatccgCAAAAAATAACGAGGTCAGTGAATCGTCTCTAGTTCGCCTTCAAAGACAGACacgattattattacatattaatatatttaaccTCAAGCCATTAGATGGATGATTCGCGATCTTCGATTTCGAAATAACGATATAACGATACAAATAGATTGGAtgcataattaaaattaaaacccGGTAAAAAgcaatttcttaataataaaataagacaTAACTAAcgaataactaataaaatcagCATATCTGCCAAATTAATGGCGTGTTTAGATAATTTACTGCCGTCtagatttaaatattaatctattgcacaatataattttaatgtaaataaattaactgctTTCACGTGTGATGAACAGATCTCAAATTTTATAAcccgtaatttatttttttctattcatttattataatttattttttttatttttattgcaaaagaTGTTTACTCGCAGATAATATAATTTcgcaatttattaatatttttgctaataataaatatgttttttattttcagattcaGATACTTAATTGAGTGGCAAAACGAAGAAATGTTTGTTCCACTTAGTGggattaactattaattataattgatgtaaaaatataaatttggtGGTCTTAAAAATTACCGACTGTTTAAaagcaataaaacaataaaataagcAACAACAATTAGAATAAATGTTAAGAGACGTGATGAGTGAAAAGAAAGTATAATGgcttgataaatattaaataaatatgtccGTGAGAAAGTCAAAAGATCAAGAATCAAGATGCTGTTGATGAAAGTGGtagcaatatttattttatttatttaccatattacttaaaatattcattattttttcattattttaaattatagagatatatataatgtataataaattataaatagtgTAAAGTATATTATACATGCAGTATAAGATTAACACGTAACATGTTGATAAACGTAATGATAGGCGTGGTTGAGAATCTATTGCTCGGACGTGATACCACCGAATGCAAGATACATAAGAGTTTGCCTAATGTACCACCGTTACTATTActcttattcttattattacaATCACTACTTCCGTGTCACCCGGACATGGTATGTTGCTTTACACGTCAGTGGTCACGCGACACATTctgttatatatatttacatttaacTCATAATTCTAAGAATCGATTTcttcttttgtaaaaaatttaattttatatttttcaattttaaaaaaatatttatcaaatttttttatctaatttaagGACAACTAACCAGAAGCTTGGGTATAGTGACCTGTTGGCGGTCCGTAAGAAGGAGCAGGTGGAGAATCGCTGGACGCTGAAGAAGCTCCTACGATTCCAAAGACCGCGTTGATCACTGTAGATACCAGGGAAATTCCACCTCCTAGAAGCTCCTTCACTGTGTTTCCTATTAAACTCAGAGGATTTACTGTATTTGCAGGTACTCCGtactaaaacaaaattttttattaaaattaaaattttatttttaattttttattaaaattaaaaatttttttttaattttaatttttaattttttattaaaatttcaaataattttttatgataaagaaGATATTACATTTCCATTATTATTCGCTGCAGCTGGAACTAATCCTGTGTGTTGATTATAAGGGCTCGGTGGAGTAGGACCAGGCCTGAATTGCTGAGTTTGACTCGCGGGTCGCGACGGAGCCGCGAATTGTTGGTACTGAGGCCGGTATTGTTGGTACTGGGGGTAATTTGAAGCTGATTGTTGGTACTGCGGGTAGTTAGAAGTAGGCTGCTGATTTTGAGGGTACTGTGCTGGGGGTTGTTGATGCTGATATTGCGGAGGAGATACGTAAGGTCTTACTGTTGATCCTATATTCACTGTCGCTGCTTGATTGTTTGGTCGtctctgaaattttttgataattttcatttatcaaattttctttaaaatttaaacttataaaaaaattttcaaatactttataaaatttattaactgttagtaattttttattcgataatttaataaatatttattaataattaattaataaatatttagaataaaaaaaaaaattaatttattaatagttaataaattcttttagtgcataaaaaattactgaagaaatgtttttaaataaattattgtcgaatttattataaaataaatcttacaataataaaaggaCTATTTAAAGGCGGTCCTGGTGATGGTCTTCCaggaaaaataacattatcaTTTATTGAAGAAGCTGGTCGTTGaagattctaaaaataaaattaacaaattaattaattattaataatcaaatcaTGAAAAATACCTACAGCACCGTAAGGTTGAGCTTGATCATGAGGAGTATTTGAATCCGAAGAGCCGCCACTCAATCCTGCGCTAGTTCCTGAGATTACTCCGGTCAAGACAGCTCCAACAAGAGCTCCAACATCTAATCCTCCCGGCAGACCGGGTTTTAACTCCTAAAAAGccgtataataataaaaacattaaaatacATCAATTAAAGGATAAAAGTCTGgcattttaaaagtttaaaagagattaaataataataaaagttaaccCGTAATAGCGCGGCGGCTGTTCCGGCGATTACTATGGCAAGAGGAGACATCCCGCTGGGCTCTTGTggctgaaaaatataataatacaatattCTAATGTCACCTGGTGAAATACTATCATAAAAATGTcgctataaaattatgaaagagCGATATTGGAGTTTATTAGCATGGCAGGTGAATTTCATACTTTGATAGTTTAGACCTTGAGCAatcgtttattatttttatagatactTATGGATATATTACCGTACTAAGAGGTCCTGTGATTGCCGCAAGCAATGCACCCAAGGAAGATCCTTCGGTCGGAGGCTACAAAcggttttaattatttgtttttatgagttatctttttttttagtgtgagTTTATATTTACATTACTGATTGCTCGCACGAGGGGTCCGATTACCGGAGCGAGTACTGGCCCGATAAATGGCGCAAGGAGACTGAATATTGGTCCGATTAATGCGCTAAGATCTATTCCTTGGCCATCTGGTCcctgaaattattaaaaaggaattaatttttttcaatattgaaagaagaaataaaaatttaggtgatgtataatttaatttaatttttaaaaattatcataaattttctattgatagaaaaatttatcagaaaaaataacaattttaattaatttttgtatcaagaagttttttttaataaaattttatttttttttttatcaaaataaaaaaattttaaatgaagagcaaaaaattatttaatttttaattttaaaatattttgatacaaaaatttattttttatcaaaaattttttcattttgaaattttttgagctgaaaaaaaaattaatttttttatcagagtctgttaaatacaaaataattattatgggaagtaaagtaataaaataataatgataataattgaataaatttttcacaacTTTTACATTCTAAATTCCTGAActtcctaaaaaaataatctaaaattacGTTACTTTCACTAGCATTGGCAAGTTCATCAGAACTTATACTCACATTAACAATTTTAGTAACCACAGGAACGATCATATCAATTAATTCCTTCGCCCCGCCATTCCCGTCTTCGTCAGGCTGGAATCCAAAGTAAATATAATCATTAGAATAATCACCAGAATCATGCATGGGATAATGAGCAAGTTACCTCGGAAAGACCTGCAAGAATCGGAATACCAGCTTGGAGAATTTCAATTAAGTCTGCATCGCTCTCAGGCTGCAATTGTAATTAGtaaatcaatcaatcaatcaacaGATAGTGTgagaataaataatgatttatcaTCAACTTACATCACTGAGATCTTCGAGAATGGGCAGCGCAAGGGGCAGCAAGTCTGCGACGGAGCCCAGAGATCCTCCATCTTCTTCCTCGTCATCATCATCCAGCTCATTTTCAAACTCCTGTCGCTGGAAGGAATCTTCGCTCGACGGCCGGGGAGGCACCTACGACAAAGTAAGTCTAAACTATAACATCAGGAATATAATGAAAAGAAAGTATGAATTGTGACTAgtgataatattatttaatcaaccgCGACAGCTTCGGAGActataataaagaaaatcttTATTGTATGTAGAATGCGGCCCGGATTACGTATGCATGAGTGCCGTCTAAAGTCCAATAGCTCGTTGCATAATTTGTGCTTCTGCCCTCAGTCTTCTTGATTGATCTTCCTTGAGTAATGGATCAATAACTTCTATGTCAAcgttcaaattataaattgaaagttTTCTTTGGAAATTATTATAGACAAGgaagactattttttttaatatgtataatttagatttggaattttaaattagaaatattttacgtCGTTgttataagaataaaaattattttatttgaactactttacttttaaaaaatagaagaaaacttggatttttaatttgaaatttttgtattatttatattgttaattttatggaaattttaagataaattgaaaaaatttttaataatttattatctatataatctaaaataaaattatttgaatttttttactcaaaaaaaaaatagaagaaaacttgaatttttaatttgaaacttttttattatttaaattgttaattttatggaagttttaagataaattgaaaaaatttttaataatttattatctatacaatctaaaataaaagtatttgaatttttttactcaaaaaaaatagaagaaaacttggatttttaattcgaaatttttttattattttaactgttaattttaaaataaattgaaaatatttttaataatttttatatttttgcatagcagtaaaataattttttttatttgaattttttaactctaaaaaaaagaagaaagctaaatttttgaacttgaattttcatattctcccttaagtaattttttcaacaaaatttaaactaatttatttaaaatgctccaaaaaaatttatttaacaaagactatcagaatatttttactttaaatttaatttacgaCTTAAAAAACATCCCAAATTAGCCATATGATCTTCCAACAAGCTtctcaaataattttcaaatccaAAATTTCGACTAATTAAAACTCCAAGTAATCAatcaaaccaaaaaaatcatcaggtatacaaaaaaaattcaaaaaactccATAATAATCTCaataatctttatttattcaacATTATTCAATACAATTCAACTTATCTTCTTCTTATCCACTAAACTAACAACAAACTTAATACAAATCACAAACTTACTTCGCCAAACGCAATGGGTGGTCTCAAAGGTTCTTCCCTAGGCCTTTTGGACTTGGTCCCGGCGGTGGTAGTAGCTGCTCCTTCAATCTTGTGCTTGTCAGGTCTCTTGGTCAAGCCTAGGGCCTCCAACAAGTCTCCAAGAACGGCGATTTGCCTCTTGCGAGCACTCTCTTTCTTCTTGCCATCATTCTTAACATTCGTCGAAACTTCAACTTCTTTCTTCGCGTTAGATTCTTCATGCTCATCCGAATTTTCTTTCTGGACAATTTCTTCGTCTCTAGTTATCGTGATGAATGCTTCAAAGGGAATGGCAAAGGGAATAGCACCCGAATCTCCATTATTGGAATCGTTTCTCTCCGTAGAGCTTCTGTTCTCAATCTTCACAGCTCTCGGAGCCGGAGTGGTAGTACTTGTCGTCGTAGTAACTTCCTGGCGGATG
Protein-coding regions in this window:
- the LOC123273200 gene encoding uncharacterized protein LOC123273200 — its product is MNWLKSKWVFLLVTVNVFLVTAVPANISRTREKDQRTGSKYVEIKLPVKITSMEDLVAWVKNAMQTMASRIDITLAADSSAVADQKNSESKPQVSQVSESKMVLKPEEEVEKNVQKLPITRSLPVPGFENPWFPYGNDVFPPVINADAYLPLFVGDLGSRYALPTAGFDVRKNFFQNIRQEVTTTTSTTTPAPRAVKIENRSSTERNDSNNGDSGAIPFAIPFEAFITITRDEEIVQKENSDEHEESNAKKEVEVSTNVKNDGKKKESARKRQIAVLGDLLEALGLTKRPDKHKIEGAATTTAGTKSKRPREEPLRPPIAFGEVPPRPSSEDSFQRQEFENELDDDDEEEDGGSLGSVADLLPLALPILEDLSDPESDADLIEILQAGIPILAGLSEPDEDGNGGAKELIDMIVPVVTKIVNGPDGQGIDLSALIGPIFSLLAPFIGPVLAPVIGPLVRAISNPPTEGSSLGALLAAITGPLSTPQEPSGMSPLAIVIAGTAAALLRELKPGLPGGLDVGALVGAVLTGVISGTSAGLSGGSSDSNTPHDQAQPYGANLQRPASSINDNVIFPGRPSPGPPLNSPFIIRRPNNQAATVNIGSTVRPYVSPPQYQHQQPPAQYPQNQQPTSNYPQYQQSASNYPQYQQYRPQYQQFAAPSRPASQTQQFRPGPTPPSPYNQHTGLVPAAANNNGNYGVPANTVNPLSLIGNTVKELLGGGISLVSTVINAVFGIVGASSASSDSPPAPSYGPPTGHYTQASDLIESMETNQKHSIGESTWIVNR